A stretch of Xenopus laevis strain J_2021 chromosome 8S, Xenopus_laevis_v10.1, whole genome shotgun sequence DNA encodes these proteins:
- the pi4kb.S gene encoding phosphatidylinositol 4-kinase beta-like isoform X1: MGDTMVEPVPVKLSDQSLVLRGNGGSPLCVITEGVGEASLVIDPDVAQKACQEVLEKVKMIHGSSVESLDKVDGGDAGDGGSLANGHTEPELIETGHTAASSRITEEESLLDINSVKTARRRQKNNSAKQSWLLRLFECKLFDVSMAISYLYNSKEPGVQAYIGNRLFCFRNEDVDFYLPQLLNMYINMDEDVGDAIKPYVVHRCRQSINFSLQCAWLLGAYSSDMHISTQRHSRGTKLRKLILSDELKPAHKKREIPPLSLAPDTGLSPSKRTHQRSKSDATVSISLSSNLKRTSSNPKVENDDEELSSSSESLDRSFSSPVRLAPEREFIKSLMGIGKRLATLPTKEQKTHRLISELSLLNHKLPARVWLPTAGFDHHVVRVPHTQAVVLNSKDKAPYLIYVEVLECENFETSLVPVRIPENRIRSTRSVENLPECGISHEQRASSFTTVPNYDNDEEAWSVDDIGELQVELPELHTNSCDNISQFSVDSITSQESKDPVFIAAGDIRRRLSEQLAHTPTTFRRDPEDPSAVALKEPWQEKVRRIREGSPYGHFPNWRLLSVIVKCGDDLRQELLASQVLKQLQSIWESERVPLWIRPYKILVISADSGMIEPVVNAVSIHQVKKQSQLSLLHYFLQEHGSCTTEAFLTAQRNFVQSCAAYCLVCYLLQVKDRHNGNILLDAEGHIIHIDFGFILSSSPRNLGFETSAFKLTAEFVDVMGGLNGDMFNYYKMLMLQGLIAARKHMDKVVQVVEIMQQGSQLPCFHGSSTIRNLKERFHMNMTEEQLQILVEQMVDGSMRSITTKLYDGFQYLTNGIM, encoded by the exons ATGGGAGACACCATGGTGGAACCAGTACCTGTGAAGCTGTCGGATCAGTCGCTGGTGTTACGGGGCAATGGAGGGAGTCCCCTGTGTGTCATTACGGAGGGCGTGGGGGAGGCGTCGTTGGTTATAGACCCAGATGTGGCGCAGAAAGCCTGCCAGGAGGTGCTTGAGAAAGTCAAGATGATTCACGGCTCCTCTGTCGAGAGCTTGGACAAAGTAGATGGTGGAGATGCTGGAGATGGAGGTTCTCTGGCCAATGGGCACACAGAGCCGGAACTTATTGAGACTGGACATACTGCCGCCAGCTCCAGGATTACTGAAGAGGAGTCTCTGTTGGACATAAACAGTGTAAAGACCGCCCGCCGGAGACAGAAGAACAACTCGGCCAAACAGTCGTGGCTCCTGCGGCTCTTTGAGTGCAAATTATTTGACGTTTCCATGGcgatttcatacctgtacaactcCAAGGAGCCGGGGGTCCAGGCCTACATCGGTAACCGGCTCTTCTGTTTCCGCAATGAAGACGTGGACTTTTACCTGCCGCAGCTGCTCAATATGTACATTAACATGGACGAGGACGTGGGCGACGCAATCAAACCCTACGTGGTCCATCGGTGCCGCCAGAGCATCAACTTCTCCCTGCAGTGCGCGTGGCTCCTGGGCGCTTACTCCTCCGACATGCACATCTCCACCCAGCGGCACTCCCGCGGCACCAAACTGCGGAAACTCATCCTTTCCGACGAGCTCAAGCCCGCCCACAAGAAGAGAGAGATCCCGCCCCTTAGTCTGGCCCCAGATACGGGCCTCTCGCCTTCCAAGAGGACTCACCAAAGGTCCAAATCTGATGCCACGGTCAGCATCAGCCTCAGCAGCAACCTAAAGCGGACATCGAGCAACCCCAAAGTGGAGAACGACGACGAG GAGCTCTCATCCAGTTCGGAAAGTCTCGATAGGTCGTTCTCCTCC CCGGTGCGCCTCGCTCCTGAGAGGGAATTCATCAAGTCTCTCATGGGCATCGGAAAGCGCTTGGCCACCCTCCCCACCAAGGAGCAGAAGACCCACAGACTTATCTCGGAGTTGTCTTTACTCAACCACAAGTTGCCCGCACGGGTCTGGCTGCCCACCGCCGGCTTCGACCACCATGTTGTGAGGGTGCCGCACACACAGGCCGTTGTACTGAACTCCAAGGATAAG GCCCCTTATCTGATCTACGTGGAGGTTCTTGAATGTGAAAACTTTGAGACATCGCTGGTCCCGGTCCGAATCCCAGAGAATCGAATCCGCAGCACCCGCTCCGTAGAGAACCTGCCTGAGTGCGGCATCAGCCACGAGCAGCGAGCCAGCAGCTTCACCACCGTCCCCAATTATGATAACGATGAGGAGGCCTGGTCTGTGGATGATATCGGGGAGCTGCAGGTGGAG TTGCCTGAACTTCATACAAACAGCTGTGACAACATCTCTCAGTTTTCGGTGGACAGTATCACCAGTCAGGAGAGCAAGGACCCCGTGTTTATAGCGGCCGGCGACATCAG GAGGCGTCTGTCGGAGCAATTGGCTCACACCCCAACTACGTTCCGCAGGGACCCCGAAGACCCCTCGGCTGTGGCCCTTAAGGAACCTTGGCAGGAGAAAGTCAG gaGGATCAGGGAGGGCTCCCCCTATGGGCACTTCCCAAACTGGAGGCTCCTGTCAGTCATAGTGAAGTGTGGGGACGACCTGCGCCAGGAGCTCTTGGCCTCTCAGGTGCTGAAACAGCTGCAG TCCATCTGGGAGAGCGAGCGGGTGCCTCTGTGGATCCGGCCGTACAAGATCCTGGTGATTTCGGCAGACAGTGGAATGATTGAGCCGGTGGTGAATGCGGTGTCGATACATCAGGTGAAGAAGCAGTCGCAGCTCTCGTTGTTGCATTATTTCCTGCAGGAACACGGGAGCTGCACCACCGAAGCTTTCCTCACCGCTCAGCGCAACTTTGTACAGAGCTGCGCCGCCTACTGCCTGGTGTGTTACCTGCTGCAGGTCAAGGACAG GCACAATGGGAACATCCTCCTGGACGCCGAGGGCCACATTATCCACATCGACTTTGGCTTCATTCTCTCCAGCTCCCCCCGGAACCTCGGCTTTGAGACCTCGGCCTTCAAGCTCACGGCTGAGTTTGTGGAT GTGATGGGAGGGCTGAATGGGGACATGTTCAACTACTACAAGATGCTAATGCTGCAGGGACTGATTGCTGCCCGGAAACACATGGACAAAGTGGTGCAGGTTGTGGAAATCATGCAGCAAG GTTCCCAGCTGCCCTGCTTCCATGGCTCCAGCACTATCCGTAACCTGAAGGAGCGTTTCCACATGAACATGACGGAGGAGCAGCTACAGATCCTGGTGGAGCAGATGGTGGACGGCAGCATGAGATCCATAACCACCAAACTGTACGATGGATTCCAATACCTGACCAATGGCATCATGTGA
- the pi4kb.S gene encoding phosphatidylinositol 4-kinase beta-like isoform X2: protein MGDTMVEPVPVKLSDQSLVLRGNGGSPLCVITEGVGEASLVIDPDVAQKACQEVLEKVKMIHGSSVESLDKVDGGDAGDGGSLANGHTEPELIETGHTAASSRITEEESLLDINSVKTARRRQKNNSAKQSWLLRLFECKLFDVSMAISYLYNSKEPGVQAYIGNRLFCFRNEDVDFYLPQLLNMYINMDEDVGDAIKPYVVHRCRQSINFSLQCAWLLGAYSSDMHISTQRHSRGTKLRKLILSDELKPAHKKREIPPLSLAPDTGLSPSKRTHQRSKSDATVSISLSSNLKRTSSNPKVENDDEPVRLAPEREFIKSLMGIGKRLATLPTKEQKTHRLISELSLLNHKLPARVWLPTAGFDHHVVRVPHTQAVVLNSKDKAPYLIYVEVLECENFETSLVPVRIPENRIRSTRSVENLPECGISHEQRASSFTTVPNYDNDEEAWSVDDIGELQVELPELHTNSCDNISQFSVDSITSQESKDPVFIAAGDIRRRLSEQLAHTPTTFRRDPEDPSAVALKEPWQEKVRRIREGSPYGHFPNWRLLSVIVKCGDDLRQELLASQVLKQLQSIWESERVPLWIRPYKILVISADSGMIEPVVNAVSIHQVKKQSQLSLLHYFLQEHGSCTTEAFLTAQRNFVQSCAAYCLVCYLLQVKDRHNGNILLDAEGHIIHIDFGFILSSSPRNLGFETSAFKLTAEFVDVMGGLNGDMFNYYKMLMLQGLIAARKHMDKVVQVVEIMQQGSQLPCFHGSSTIRNLKERFHMNMTEEQLQILVEQMVDGSMRSITTKLYDGFQYLTNGIM from the exons ATGGGAGACACCATGGTGGAACCAGTACCTGTGAAGCTGTCGGATCAGTCGCTGGTGTTACGGGGCAATGGAGGGAGTCCCCTGTGTGTCATTACGGAGGGCGTGGGGGAGGCGTCGTTGGTTATAGACCCAGATGTGGCGCAGAAAGCCTGCCAGGAGGTGCTTGAGAAAGTCAAGATGATTCACGGCTCCTCTGTCGAGAGCTTGGACAAAGTAGATGGTGGAGATGCTGGAGATGGAGGTTCTCTGGCCAATGGGCACACAGAGCCGGAACTTATTGAGACTGGACATACTGCCGCCAGCTCCAGGATTACTGAAGAGGAGTCTCTGTTGGACATAAACAGTGTAAAGACCGCCCGCCGGAGACAGAAGAACAACTCGGCCAAACAGTCGTGGCTCCTGCGGCTCTTTGAGTGCAAATTATTTGACGTTTCCATGGcgatttcatacctgtacaactcCAAGGAGCCGGGGGTCCAGGCCTACATCGGTAACCGGCTCTTCTGTTTCCGCAATGAAGACGTGGACTTTTACCTGCCGCAGCTGCTCAATATGTACATTAACATGGACGAGGACGTGGGCGACGCAATCAAACCCTACGTGGTCCATCGGTGCCGCCAGAGCATCAACTTCTCCCTGCAGTGCGCGTGGCTCCTGGGCGCTTACTCCTCCGACATGCACATCTCCACCCAGCGGCACTCCCGCGGCACCAAACTGCGGAAACTCATCCTTTCCGACGAGCTCAAGCCCGCCCACAAGAAGAGAGAGATCCCGCCCCTTAGTCTGGCCCCAGATACGGGCCTCTCGCCTTCCAAGAGGACTCACCAAAGGTCCAAATCTGATGCCACGGTCAGCATCAGCCTCAGCAGCAACCTAAAGCGGACATCGAGCAACCCCAAAGTGGAGAACGACGACGAG CCGGTGCGCCTCGCTCCTGAGAGGGAATTCATCAAGTCTCTCATGGGCATCGGAAAGCGCTTGGCCACCCTCCCCACCAAGGAGCAGAAGACCCACAGACTTATCTCGGAGTTGTCTTTACTCAACCACAAGTTGCCCGCACGGGTCTGGCTGCCCACCGCCGGCTTCGACCACCATGTTGTGAGGGTGCCGCACACACAGGCCGTTGTACTGAACTCCAAGGATAAG GCCCCTTATCTGATCTACGTGGAGGTTCTTGAATGTGAAAACTTTGAGACATCGCTGGTCCCGGTCCGAATCCCAGAGAATCGAATCCGCAGCACCCGCTCCGTAGAGAACCTGCCTGAGTGCGGCATCAGCCACGAGCAGCGAGCCAGCAGCTTCACCACCGTCCCCAATTATGATAACGATGAGGAGGCCTGGTCTGTGGATGATATCGGGGAGCTGCAGGTGGAG TTGCCTGAACTTCATACAAACAGCTGTGACAACATCTCTCAGTTTTCGGTGGACAGTATCACCAGTCAGGAGAGCAAGGACCCCGTGTTTATAGCGGCCGGCGACATCAG GAGGCGTCTGTCGGAGCAATTGGCTCACACCCCAACTACGTTCCGCAGGGACCCCGAAGACCCCTCGGCTGTGGCCCTTAAGGAACCTTGGCAGGAGAAAGTCAG gaGGATCAGGGAGGGCTCCCCCTATGGGCACTTCCCAAACTGGAGGCTCCTGTCAGTCATAGTGAAGTGTGGGGACGACCTGCGCCAGGAGCTCTTGGCCTCTCAGGTGCTGAAACAGCTGCAG TCCATCTGGGAGAGCGAGCGGGTGCCTCTGTGGATCCGGCCGTACAAGATCCTGGTGATTTCGGCAGACAGTGGAATGATTGAGCCGGTGGTGAATGCGGTGTCGATACATCAGGTGAAGAAGCAGTCGCAGCTCTCGTTGTTGCATTATTTCCTGCAGGAACACGGGAGCTGCACCACCGAAGCTTTCCTCACCGCTCAGCGCAACTTTGTACAGAGCTGCGCCGCCTACTGCCTGGTGTGTTACCTGCTGCAGGTCAAGGACAG GCACAATGGGAACATCCTCCTGGACGCCGAGGGCCACATTATCCACATCGACTTTGGCTTCATTCTCTCCAGCTCCCCCCGGAACCTCGGCTTTGAGACCTCGGCCTTCAAGCTCACGGCTGAGTTTGTGGAT GTGATGGGAGGGCTGAATGGGGACATGTTCAACTACTACAAGATGCTAATGCTGCAGGGACTGATTGCTGCCCGGAAACACATGGACAAAGTGGTGCAGGTTGTGGAAATCATGCAGCAAG GTTCCCAGCTGCCCTGCTTCCATGGCTCCAGCACTATCCGTAACCTGAAGGAGCGTTTCCACATGAACATGACGGAGGAGCAGCTACAGATCCTGGTGGAGCAGATGGTGGACGGCAGCATGAGATCCATAACCACCAAACTGTACGATGGATTCCAATACCTGACCAATGGCATCATGTGA